The Chitinophaga sp. H8 region TATGATGACAATGATCTCCGGAAAACATTGTTCTTCAAGACAGGTGTTGGTGGTGATATTATGTTCAGGGGGAATTATTATGATCAGCGCGGTATTTATATAACGGGGATAACAACTGATGAAATGTATTTAATGGCTGCGGAGTGTTATGCACGGCAAAACGAGGTGGCCAAGGCAATGGATATATTGAATAAACTGTTAAAGACCCGGTGGAAAGCCGGTATGTATTCCAACCTGACTGCTGCCAGTAAAGAAAAGGCGTTGGATATTATCCTGAAAGAAAGAAGAAAAGAATTATTGTTCCGTGGCCTGCGCTGGCCGGATCTGAAGCGTTTGAACCGGGATGGTGCCAATATTACGCTTAGCAGGACGGTGGAAGGACAAACCTATACACTGCCTCCCAACGACCCACGCTACGCTATAGCCATTCCTGAGGATATTATTGATCTTACCGGGATGCCGCAGAATAAACGGTAGCCGGAAGCGTAAAAAATTTAATACAACCACTTAAGTAAAGTCATGAAAAAATTGTTTTTGTATTTATATGCCAGTTTGGCAATGCATGTTGCGATGTCGCAAACTATTGAAGGAAAGTTTGAGGGTAGTGTGAGTACTGATAAAATCTTTTTATATCAGTACCCGGATATAATGGGCTATGATAGCCAGGGTATGAAGATTGATTCGGCAGAGATTGTTAATGGGCAGTTTCATTTTGATTTCAAGCCGGGGCCCTTACCGGGATATGCGAAGTTGATACAGATGAAGGAGAAGGAAGGGGGGAAAGGAAAAATCTACTACGGTGAAACACGCTTTTTCCTGACGAATGATTCCATTATTATCCTCACAGGTGATTCTCTTAAGAATGTAAGGATTTTTAACTCTCCTGTCAACTATGAATATGTGGTATTACAGGAGATGGTACAGCCCGCGACGCAAAAAATAATTGCGAATGAGCGCAGTATCAGGGAAGAGGCTATGATGGTTCCTCAGGCCATCCGGGAATCCCGCGATTATCAGAAATTCAATCGTATGCGCCAGCAGCAGGCAGAAAAGGAGCGTATGGCTGCATACGAATACTTTATTCAAAACTATCCATATTCCTGGATCAGTTTATATGCCTTGCGTTTGAGGCTGGGGCAGGGAGGGCAGAACATTATCTCTCCCGAAGTGGTCCGGCTTTATAATGGGCTTGGCAAAATGCTGAAGCAATCGGAGCCGGGAAGTGCAATAGGCAAACGTATTGCCGCAAAAAGCAGGGTACAGATAGGTGCAAAAGCGCCGGTATTTCAATTGAATGACACCAGTGGGAGAGCTGTAAGCCTGGCAGATTACCGGGGGAAATATGTATTGCTGGAATTCTGGAGCACCAATTGCGGCGGTTGTCGTGCAGAAGCACCACATCTGAAAAGTGCATTTGAAAAATATCATAAAAAAGGGTTCGATATCCTGAGTGTGTCATTGAATGATGAACGCTATAAGTATAGCGGCAGAAAGGAATGGCTGGAGGCGATACGGGAAGATGGCACAGGCAAATGGCGCCATGTAAGTGACCTGAAAGGCTGGAAGTCGGCACCAGCGCTGTTATATGATATCGAATCCATACCGCAGAATTACCTGATAGATCCTGATGGGAAGATTATTTCGGAGAATCTCCGGGGGGCTGATTTGCACGGTAAGCTGGCAGATTTATTCTGATAATCATCCCCGGTTATTGAAAAAGGGAGCAATACTACAAGGTATTGTTCCCTTTTTTGTGAAGGATTACGAAGTTAATATGGCGGAACTCAACCCATGTATGCCAGCATTGGCTATTTAATTAGTTTTTTCCTATATATCCTGCAATAACGTTTACCCTTTTTTATTCCTGGTTCTTTTTCATACATTGGGGGCGATTGTCAACTGAATTTGTATAAATGAATACTGCTGCAGCGCATGCAAGAACAACGAGATACGGGGGAGCATCTGTTAAAAAAACTGCGGAAAGGGGATAAGGCTGCCTTTGAAATATTTTACCATCAGGAATATATTACGGTGCTTTATACGGCACAGCGTTTTGTTGCTGATATTCAGGCAGCGGAGGATCTTACTACAGAAGTCTTTCTCAAGCTATGGGAGCGGTTGAGTAATTTCGATAGCCTCCCGGCTATGCGCTCTTTTTTATTTGTAAGCATTAAAAACGCCTGTCTGAATTATTTGCGCTCAGAGAAGCGCGCCAGCGCTCAATATCAGGAGCTCAGTTACTTGCTGGAGCAGGATAGCAGTGAGGGGATTGCTAATCAGCAGCTAATGGCAGCCATTTACCGCTATTTATATGAAGAGATTGAGAAATTACCGCCCCAACTGAAAAGGGTGTTTAAAATGGCCTACATAGGAGGCTTGTCTAATGAAGCGATTGCCGCCGAACTGGGCATCAACAACCAATCTGTCCGCAACGACAAATCCCGTGCATTAAAGCAGTTACGCCTGGCTTCTGAAAGCTGGGATCTTTTCGGGCTGCTACTTTTATGCCTTAAAATAAAATCCCTTTAATTTTTTTGTTTTACGATGAGTACAAATGACACCTTCCGGTGTTTTACCTGCGTATGTCTACCATTGAACAAATCAAAGAATGGGTAATACTGCATCTGGAGGGCCGTCTGGATGAGCAGTCGGCGCAGTTGCTGCAGGATTGGATACGGGCTTCCCCTGCCAATGCACAGGCAGTGGAGGAGTTTCTGGATGAAGCCCGGCTCCGGGATGGGGTGCGTCAGTTGTACCATTCCAGGGAAAGGATCTGGCAGCGGCTGGATGAAGCCATTCCCGATCAGCCTGTCCAGCCGGTTGGCCGCAGCTACCGGATGCAATGGTGGTGGGCTGCCGCTGCGGTATTCTTGCTGGCTACAGGCAGTTACTTCTTTTTTAAGGGGGCTGGCGGGCAGCGACCTGCGGAATCACTACCACAGGTAGCAGCATTGTCACCGGCTGGGGGCAATAAGGTGCTGCTTACGCTGTCGGACGGTTCGGTGATATCGCTGGACAGTGCAGGTAATGGTGCCCTCCAGCAGGGTAATACCACGGTAAAAATGTTGAAAGGGCAACTGCAATACATTGCCGGCAATACGCTGGGAGTAGCTGCCTGGAATAAGCTGAGCATTCCCCGTGGGGTGCAATACCGGGTAAATCTCCCCGATGGATCCAGTGTATGGCTGAATGCAGCCAGTACTTTGCGGTATCCATTGGCTTTTACAGGAACAGAACGCCGTGTGCAATTGACCGGAGAGGCATACTTTGATATTGCTCCACGGGCAGACCAGCCATTTATTGTAGATGCAGGCAATACTGCTGTACAGGTGCTGGGCACCACCTTTAATATCAATGCTTATCCTGAAGAGCGACATCTGAAGACGACCCTGGTATCGGGCGCCATCAGTGTAAAAACGGTCAGGGAAGAACAGGTATTGCAGCCAGGGAAGATGGCTACCGTTACAGCAATGGGTAATTGTATCATTACTACTGTGGATGTGAATGCAGTAACGGCGTGGAAAGACGGCTATTTCAGGTTTGATGAAGATGATCTGCCGGCGGTGATGCGTCAGTTGGAGCGCTGGTATGATATTACGGTAAAATATGAAGGAAATATCCCGGTACACCGGTTTAGCGGTGAAATCGGACGAAATACGCCATTGGCGGATGTACTGGAGTTTTTACAGAAAGCAAAGGTGCAATTCAGAAAAGAAGGAAATGTCATTACTATAGTAAACCATTGATCAACCATCCTGTTCACCATTAAAAGCGCTACCGCATGAAGAGATAACTACTGTTATACAGGCCAACGTTATCCATAAAAAAACCGGGAATAATTGAGCCTATTCCCGGTGCGTCCGGACCGTTGTGCAAGAAACCAAAGAGTCTAGTTCCACACATTTTTTAATCCGAAACAACACAAAGATATGATTCCACGTGTATCCGGGCAAGCCCTTGCTATGCCCGTATTCCGAAAATTGCTGCGCATTATGAAGTTGGTAACGCTGTTCATGCTCGTTGCGTCATTACACATCTCGGCCAAAGGCCTTTCCCAGGAAATCACCTTTTTGGGCAGGAATGTCCGGCTGGAAAAGGTTTTTTCTGTTATCAAAGAACAAACGCACCATGTGGTGTTCTTTGAATCAGACGCCCTGGCCCTGGATAAGACCGTTGATATTGATGTGAAAAAGGCATCCTTACAACAGGTGCTGGCTATCTGTTTTAAAGATCAGCCGGTAGAGTATGTTATAAAAGGGAAAAACATTTTTGTAACGAGGAAAATGCTGATGGAAAAAATCAGCAATGCCGTTCCTATTGACGTTACCGGACAAATAACGGATGAAAAAGGCACCCCCATGCCTGGGGTCACCATTCGTGTAAAAGGTTCCAGTAAGGGAGTGGCCACCGATGAAAAAGGAATGTTTAAACTAAATGTAGAAAAAGGTAATGTACTGGAGATCTCTTTTATAGGCTATCAAAAGCAAGAAATAACGGTCATGTCTGATGCACCGCTGAAGGTGTCGATGACATTGGATCAGGGGCAGATGAACGAAGTGGTGGTAGTGGCTTATGGTACCCAGAAAAAGGTAACCTTAACAGGTGCAGTGGCTACCATTAAGACCAAAGAAATTAAACAAAGCCCCGCAGCCAACCTGGCTGTAACGCTGGCGGGGCGTCTTCCCGGGCTTTTTGCCCAGCAAACTTCCGGAGAACCGGGCCGGGATGCGACCTATCTTTTTATGCGAGGAAGGGGCACCCTTAACAGTGCCGCACCAATCATCCTGGTGGATGGTGTGGAAAGGGAGTTAACTTCGATTGATCCTAATGAGGTAGAAACGGTATCCATCTTAAAAGATGCTTCGTCTACGGCCTTGTTTGGAGTAAGAGGTGCCAATGGGGTTATTCTCGTGACTACCAAACGTGGTACCGAAACAACGCCGACCATTAGCTTTACTGCAGAAACCGGTTTTCAGACCTTTACAAGATGGCCTTCACAGGTAGATGGCTACAACTGGGCTACGCTAAAAAATCAGGCATGGAAAAATGATAACCCTCATCCGGAAGTCAATGACGCTCCACCGTACTCTGATTATGCACTGGAACGATTCCGCTTACAGGACTGGCCGGAAGTGTATCCCAACAATAACTGGAGAGATAAATTAATGAATACCTGGGTGCCACAAACCAGGTACAACTTAAACCTGAACGGTAAGGGGGGCAATGTTGCGTACTTCGTAAACGTGGGTTTCCTGGATCAAAGAGGGCAGTGGAAAATAGATCCCAGCGTAACGGATTATGACCCAACGCAGTTTATGAAGCGGTATAATTTCCGGTCTAATATTGATGCTACGTTGAATAAATCCAAGACATTAAAGACCTTCTTAAATGCATCCGGATATCTGGAAAAAGTAAATGGACCAAACGCAAGTTCCCCTGAAATTGTGGACCGTATGTTGTCCTACTGGCCAACGGTTCAGCCAGGGCCATTAACGCCAGACGGCCAGGTACTGGTAGGAAGTGGTAATTTAAGTGAATCGCCATGGGCTTATATCAACAGAACGGGCTACCGGCAGGAAAGCCGGAGTAACCTTACTGCCAGCTGGGGGTTAGAGCAAGACTTAGGTTTCCTGACCAAAGGTCTTTCCACCAGGGTAATGTTCTCTTTTGATACCCGTTCCCTGTATTATTTAAATGGAACCAAACAATATCAGTATTGGGTACAGGTAATAGATCCGAATTCCCAGACACCTGATGGCAGGGATGTGGTAACTTACCAGCGTACACGTACTGACTTTGACAATACCCCTTTAAGCACGGCATCTTCGTCCAATTTCCAGTCGTTCTATGAAATGCAATGGCATATTAATTACAACCGCCGGTTTAAGGACAAACATGAAGTAACAGGCTTGCTGTTAGCACAGCAACAATCGTTGATAAAGCCTGCAGATGCGCTGCCTTTCAACGTTCGTGGTTTAGCAACCCGTCTCACGTATGCTTATGACAATAAATATCTTGCTGAATTTAATGCAGGGTTTAATGGCTCCGAGCAATTTGCCAAAGGAAAACGCTATGGTTTCTTTCCTTCATTCTCAGCCGGATGGAATGTTCATCACGAAGCATTTTTCGGAAATCTTGTTAAGACTGTTAGCCTGCTGAAGATCAGAGGATCTTACGGCATGGTAGGGGGAGATCAATTAGGTAACCGCCGGTTTTTGTACCTCGATGATATCCAGCGCGGTGGTGGAAGCTATTCAGCCAACCTTGGGCGTGGAGCCAGGATCAATGAGTCTTTCTTCGGAAATCCCAACATCAAATGGGAAGTAGCCAAGAAAGGTAACGTTGGGTTGGAGTTAGGTTTATTTAATCAACTGACAATGGGGGTGGATATATTCAAGGAGAGAAGGGATAATGTGCTCATCTACCGAGGTACCGTACCGACCTTAATTGGTGTGTCTGCAAGTACACTGGCACCTGCCAATATTGGCGTGGTCGAAAACAAAGGCTATGAGATAGAACTGAATTATAATAAAGCGATCACAAAGAAGTTGTCCATCATCACCAAATTGAACCTGAACTATGCAGACAACCTGATCCTTTTCAATGATGAAATACAATTAAATGAAGACTATGCATACCGGTATCGTAATACCGGCTACCAAATTGGTCAGCAATGGGGATATCAGGTAACAGGTTTCTTTAAGGACCAGGAAGAAATTGATAAATCCGGATTAACCTATCAGGGGCAATATCCACGCCCTGGAGATTTTATCTATGCTGACCTGAATGCAGATGGTATTATTGATAACAGGGATATGATGCCCATTGGATCTTCCACATTGCCTAAATACAACTGGGGTGGTGCGGTAAGTATTACTTACGGGAACCTGGATGTTTCATTTTTATTCCAGGGGGCCTTCAAGGCAACGGGGCAATTTAACCCCTGGGAGCTAGATGATTTCAGAGAACGGCATTTACATGCCTGGACGCCGGAAAGAGCCGAGTCTGGTTATGAAATATTATATCCTGCGCTGAGTTTG contains the following coding sequences:
- a CDS encoding FecR domain-containing protein, which translates into the protein MSTIEQIKEWVILHLEGRLDEQSAQLLQDWIRASPANAQAVEEFLDEARLRDGVRQLYHSRERIWQRLDEAIPDQPVQPVGRSYRMQWWWAAAAVFLLATGSYFFFKGAGGQRPAESLPQVAALSPAGGNKVLLTLSDGSVISLDSAGNGALQQGNTTVKMLKGQLQYIAGNTLGVAAWNKLSIPRGVQYRVNLPDGSSVWLNAASTLRYPLAFTGTERRVQLTGEAYFDIAPRADQPFIVDAGNTAVQVLGTTFNINAYPEERHLKTTLVSGAISVKTVREEQVLQPGKMATVTAMGNCIITTVDVNAVTAWKDGYFRFDEDDLPAVMRQLERWYDITVKYEGNIPVHRFSGEIGRNTPLADVLEFLQKAKVQFRKEGNVITIVNH
- a CDS encoding RNA polymerase sigma factor; the protein is MQEQRDTGEHLLKKLRKGDKAAFEIFYHQEYITVLYTAQRFVADIQAAEDLTTEVFLKLWERLSNFDSLPAMRSFLFVSIKNACLNYLRSEKRASAQYQELSYLLEQDSSEGIANQQLMAAIYRYLYEEIEKLPPQLKRVFKMAYIGGLSNEAIAAELGINNQSVRNDKSRALKQLRLASESWDLFGLLLLCLKIKSL
- a CDS encoding TlpA disulfide reductase family protein, with protein sequence MKKLFLYLYASLAMHVAMSQTIEGKFEGSVSTDKIFLYQYPDIMGYDSQGMKIDSAEIVNGQFHFDFKPGPLPGYAKLIQMKEKEGGKGKIYYGETRFFLTNDSIIILTGDSLKNVRIFNSPVNYEYVVLQEMVQPATQKIIANERSIREEAMMVPQAIRESRDYQKFNRMRQQQAEKERMAAYEYFIQNYPYSWISLYALRLRLGQGGQNIISPEVVRLYNGLGKMLKQSEPGSAIGKRIAAKSRVQIGAKAPVFQLNDTSGRAVSLADYRGKYVLLEFWSTNCGGCRAEAPHLKSAFEKYHKKGFDILSVSLNDERYKYSGRKEWLEAIREDGTGKWRHVSDLKGWKSAPALLYDIESIPQNYLIDPDGKIISENLRGADLHGKLADLF
- a CDS encoding TonB-dependent receptor produces the protein MIPRVSGQALAMPVFRKLLRIMKLVTLFMLVASLHISAKGLSQEITFLGRNVRLEKVFSVIKEQTHHVVFFESDALALDKTVDIDVKKASLQQVLAICFKDQPVEYVIKGKNIFVTRKMLMEKISNAVPIDVTGQITDEKGTPMPGVTIRVKGSSKGVATDEKGMFKLNVEKGNVLEISFIGYQKQEITVMSDAPLKVSMTLDQGQMNEVVVVAYGTQKKVTLTGAVATIKTKEIKQSPAANLAVTLAGRLPGLFAQQTSGEPGRDATYLFMRGRGTLNSAAPIILVDGVERELTSIDPNEVETVSILKDASSTALFGVRGANGVILVTTKRGTETTPTISFTAETGFQTFTRWPSQVDGYNWATLKNQAWKNDNPHPEVNDAPPYSDYALERFRLQDWPEVYPNNNWRDKLMNTWVPQTRYNLNLNGKGGNVAYFVNVGFLDQRGQWKIDPSVTDYDPTQFMKRYNFRSNIDATLNKSKTLKTFLNASGYLEKVNGPNASSPEIVDRMLSYWPTVQPGPLTPDGQVLVGSGNLSESPWAYINRTGYRQESRSNLTASWGLEQDLGFLTKGLSTRVMFSFDTRSLYYLNGTKQYQYWVQVIDPNSQTPDGRDVVTYQRTRTDFDNTPLSTASSSNFQSFYEMQWHINYNRRFKDKHEVTGLLLAQQQSLIKPADALPFNVRGLATRLTYAYDNKYLAEFNAGFNGSEQFAKGKRYGFFPSFSAGWNVHHEAFFGNLVKTVSLLKIRGSYGMVGGDQLGNRRFLYLDDIQRGGGSYSANLGRGARINESFFGNPNIKWEVAKKGNVGLELGLFNQLTMGVDIFKERRDNVLIYRGTVPTLIGVSASTLAPANIGVVENKGYEIELNYNKAITKKLSIITKLNLNYADNLILFNDEIQLNEDYAYRYRNTGYQIGQQWGYQVTGFFKDQEEIDKSGLTYQGQYPRPGDFIYADLNADGIIDNRDMMPIGSSTLPKYNWGGAVSITYGNLDVSFLFQGAFKATGQFNPWELDDFRERHLHAWTPERAESGYEILYPALSLRPSSSQTSNTFFNENKSFIRLKNAEIGYNLPASLINKLSIRSVRIYANGLNLFTWDKMVQKDWDPELNNKSAYPVYRVVNFGITAMF